A section of the Saccharomyces paradoxus strain CBS432 chromosome XII sequence genome encodes:
- the TAL1 gene encoding sedoheptulose-7-phosphate:D-glyceraldehyde-3-phosphate transaldolase TAL1 (Transaldolase, enzyme in the non-oxidative pentose phosphate pathway~similar to YLR354C): MSEPAQKKQKVANNSLEQLKSSGTVVVADTGDFGSIAKFQPQDSTTNPSLILAAAKQPTYAKLINVAVEYGKKHGKTTEEQVESAVDRLLVEFGKEILKIVPGRVSTEVDARLSFDTQATIEKARHIIKLYEQEGVSKERVLIKIASTWEGIQAAKELEEKDGIHCNLTLLFSFVQAVACAEAQVTLISPFVGRILDWYKASTGKDYEGEADPGVVSVKKIYNYYKKYGYKTIVMGASFRSTDEIKNLAGVDYLTISPGLLDKLMNSSEPFPRVLDPASAKKEAGDKISYISDESKFRFDLNEDAMATEKLSEGIRKFSADIVTLFDLIEKKVTA; this comes from the coding sequence ATGTCTGAACCAGctcaaaagaaacaaaaggtTGCTAACAACTCTTTAGAACAATTGAAGTCCTCCGGTACTGTGGTTGTCGCCGACACTGGTGATTTCGGCTCCATTGCTAAGTTTCAACCTCAAGATTCCACGACTAACCCATCATTGATCTTGGCTGCTGCCAAGCAACCAACTTACGCCAAGTTGATCAATGTTGCCGTGGAATACGGTAAGAAGCATGGTAAGACCACCGAAGAGCAAGTAGAAAGTGCCGTAGACAGATTGTTGGTGGAATTCGGTAAGGAGATCTTGAAAATTGTCCCAGGCAGAGTCTCCACCGAAGTTGATGCTAGATTGTCTTTCGACACTCAAGCTACCATCGAAAAGGCTAGGCACATCATTAAGTTGTACGAACAAGAAGGTGTCTCCAAGGAAAGAGTTCTTATTAAAATCGCTTCCACTTGGGAAGGTATTCAAGCTGCCAAAGAATTGGAGGAAAAGGACGGTATCCACTGTAACTTGACTCTATTGTTCTCCTTCGTCCAAGCCGTTGCCTGTGCCGAAGCTCAAGTCACTTTGATCTCCCCATTCGTTGGTAGAATTTTAGACTGGTACAAAGCCAGCACTGGTAAAGACTACGAGGGTGAAGCCGACCCAGGTGTTGTCTCTGTCAAGAAAATCTACAACTACTATAAGAAGTACGGTTACAAGACCATCGTTATGGGTGCTTCTTTCAGAAGCACTGAcgaaatcaaaaatttggcTGGTGTCGACTATCTAACAATTTCTCCAGGTTTGTTAGACAAATTGATGAACAGCAGTGAACCTTTCCCAAGAGTTTTGGACCCTGCCTCCGCTAAGAAGGAAGCCGGCGACAAGATTTCTTACATTAGCGACGAATCTAAGTTCAGATTTGATTTGAATGAGGATGCTATGGCCACTGAAAAATTGTCCGAAGGTATCAGAAAATT
- the ADE13 gene encoding adenylosuccinase ADE13 (Adenylosuccinate lyase~similar to YLR359W), translated as MSDYDNYSTPLSSRYASKEMSATFSLRNRFSTWRKLWLNLAIAEKELGLTVVTDEAIEEMRKHVEITDDEIAKASAQEAIVRHDVMAHVHTFGETCPAAAGIIHLGATSCFVTDNADLIFIRDAYDIIIPKLVNVINRLAKFAMEYKDLPVLGWTHFQPAQLTTLGKRATLWIQELLWDLRNFERARNDIGLRGVKGTTGTQASFLALFHGNHDKVEALDERVTELLGFDKVYPVTGQTYSRKIDIDVLAPLSSFAATAHKMATDIRLLANLKEVEEPFEKSQIGSSAMAYKRNPMRCERVCSLARHLGSLFSDAVQTASVQWFERTLDDSAIRRISLPSAFLTADILLSTLLNISSGLVVYPKVIERRIKGELPFMATENIIMAMVEKNASRQEVHERIRVLSHQAAAVVKEEGGENDLIERVKKDEFFKPIWEELDSLLEPSTFVGRAPQQVEKFVQKDVNNALEPFQKYLNDEQVKLNV; from the coding sequence ATGTCCGACTACGACAACTACAGCACGCCATTGTCTTCTAGATATGCCTCAAAAGAAATGTCAGccactttttctttgagaaACAGATTTTCTACATGGAGAAAACTATGGTTAAATTTGGCTATCGCTGAGAAGGAATTGGGCTTAACTGTCGTTACTGATGAAGCTATTGAGGAAATGCGCAAACACGTCGAAAtcactgatgatgaaattgcAAAGGCCTCTGCTCAAGAAGCCATTGTAAGACATGACGTTATGGCTCATGTCCATACATTTGGTGAAACCTGTCCAGCTGCAGCAGGTATCATCCACTTAGGCGCTACTTCCTGTTTCGTTACAGACAATGCTGATCTAATCTTCATTAGAGATGCTTACGATATCATTATTCCTAAACTTGTTAATGTCATTAACAGATTGGCTAAATTTGCCATGGAATACAAGGATTTGCCCGTGTTAGGTTGGACTCATTTTCAACCAGCACAATTAACAACTTTGGGTAAGAGAGCTACCCTATGGATACAAGAGCTATTGTGGGATTTAAGAAACTTTGAAAGAGCTAGAAATGATATTGGACTACGTGGTGTTAAGGGTACTACTGGTACCCAGGCATCATTTTTGGCATTATTCCATGGTAACCATGATAAAGTTGAAGCGCTTGACGAAAGAGTTACTGAATTATTGGGTTTCGATAAGGTATATCCAGTCACCGGTCAAACTTACTCAAGAAAGATCGACATTGACGTGCTAGCtcctttatcttcttttgctGCTACTGCACACAAAATGGCTACTGACATAAGATTATTGGCCAACTTGAAAGAGGTTGAAGAACCATTCGAGAAATCACAAATTGGGTCCTCTGCTATGGCCTATAAGAGAAACCCAATGCGTTGTGAGAGAGTCTGCTCCTTAGCTAGACACTTGGGTTCTTTATTCAGTGACGCGGTTCAAACTGCATCCGTCCAATGGTTCGAAAGAACTCTGGATGATTCTGCTATTAGAAGAATTTCTTTACCAAGCGCATTTTTGACGGCTGATATTCTATTATCCACCTTGTTGAATATCTCATCTGGTTTAGTTGTGTATCCAAAGGTTATAGAAAGGAGAATTAAGGGCGAGCTACCTTTCATGGCCactgaaaatatcattatgGCCATGGTAGAAAAGAATGCTTCCAGACAAGAAGTGCACGAGCGTATTAGAGTACTTTCTCATCAAGCCGCAGCAGTAGTAAAGGAAGAAGGTGGGGAAAATGACTTAATTGAGCGCGTAAAGaaggatgaatttttcaagccTATCTGGGAAGAATTAGATTCTTTACTAGAACCATCCACTTTTGTTGGTAGAGCCCCACaacaagttgaaaaatttgtcCAAAAAGACGTTAACAATGCTCTGGAACCTTTCCAAAAGTATCTAAACGACGAACAAGTTAAGTTAAATGTTTAA
- the ATG33 gene encoding Atg33p (Mitochondrial mitophagy-specific protein~similar to YLR356W): MSVCLAITKGIAVSSIGLYSGLLASASLITSTTPLEVLTGSLSPTLATLKNAATALGAFASTFFCVSFFGAPPSLRHPYLLYGMLAAPLSSFVLGCASHYQSRKYSKVSKESSLFPEDSKPVASELSDSIIDLGEDTHAPKNKFHDEKPAPTAVSKPAEALHTGPPIHTKNLIAATAIAIIGFVQAVIGVYGEGQFI; encoded by the coding sequence atGTCTGTTTGTTTAGCCATCACAAAAGGTATCGCAGTTTCTTCTATAGGCCTCTACTCTGGTCTTTTGGCTTCTGCTTCATTGATTACATCTACTACTCCACTGGAGGTTTTAACAGGATCTCTATCTCCCACTCTAGccactttgaaaaatgcgGCTACTGCCTTGGGAGCCTTTGCATCGACTTTCTTTTGTGTAAGCTTTTTCGGTGCTCCTCCCTCACTAAGACACCCTTACTTATTATATGGTATGCTTGCAGCTCCATTATCTTCATTCGTTCTGGGGTGCGCTTCCCACTACCAATCCAGAAAGTACAGTAAAGTATCTAAGgaatcttctttatttccCGAAGACAGCAAACCAGTTGCTTCCGAGCTGAGCGATTCTATTATTGATTTGGGCGAGGACACCCATGCTCCAAAGAATAAGTTTCACGATGAGAAGCCTGCCCCTACTGCAGTATCAAAGCCGGCAGAGGCATTGCACACTGGTCCCCCAATCCATACTAAAAATCTAATCGCAGCAACTGCTATCGCTATTATTGGCTTTGTACAGGCCGTTATTGGTGTCTACGGCGAAGGACAATTTATCTAG
- the DCR2 gene encoding phosphoprotein phosphatase (Phosphoesterase~similar to YLR361C): protein MIRLPKLYQRFLLYLSVFVVIALLYFLRAPKIKEYTDIDYIVPIAPVAEQWLQNKGLEALSYDDKLVVNIGYDQCFHVGRFYERCFNRHELKLGLTDRNLGFERRRIHKDLRGSFGRRWFGRSEYLYYDVLYLASLHHFGPKLEKLNIDAVTEISKFPKDKSVQFMDVSVTFEPISIELLQKRSFVSDINILFGVDCVQPIANWTLEKEFPLIQYTYSEPAYLTYRFVGFHPVNTEPQRLQETNEGKFKIVQLADLHLGVGESECIDEYPKHEACKADPKTETFVQQVLDIEKPQLVVFTGDQIMGDRSIQDSETVLLKAVAPVIARGIPWAMVWGNHDDEGSLTRWQLSEMASALPYSLFKFSPHDTRDNTFGVGNYVYQIFSNNGTEVPVSTLYFLDSHKYSTVGKIYPGYDWIKESQWKYIESYHDINLKFKTGLSMAFFHIPLPEYLNIESKKHPGEGNPLIGTYKEGATAPKYNSEGITTLDRLGVDVVSCGHDHCNDYCLRDDSTSNQIWLCYGGGGGEGGYAGYGGTERRIRIYEINVSDNDIHTWKRLNGSPKEIFDYQSMLDSNSLESV, encoded by the coding sequence ATGATTCGGTTACCGAAGCTGTATCAAAGGTTTCTACTGTACTTGTCAGTTTTTGTAGTGATTGCTCTATTATACTTCTTACGGGCaccaaaaattaaagaGTATACTGATATCGATTACATTGTCCCGATAGCACCCGTTGCTGAGCAGTGGCTCCAAAATAAAGGTCTAGAAGCACTCTCATATGATGATAAACTAGTAGTAAATATTGGCTATGACCAATGTTTTCATGTTGGTCGTTTCTACGAAAGATGTTTCAATCGGCATGAACTTAAATTAGGTTTAACAGATAGAAACTTAGGTTTTGAAAGGAGAAGAATTCATAAAGACTTAAGAGGTTCCTTTGGACGTAGGTGGTTCGGAAGATCTGAATACCTTTACTACGATGTATTATACCTTGCTTCATTGCACCACTTCGGACCTAAGCTAGAAAAGCTAAATATTGACGCAGTAActgaaatttctaaatttcCTAAAGATAAATCGGTGCAATTCATGGATGTCTCCGTCACATTTGAGCCTATCAGCATAGAACTTTTGCAAAAAAGGAGTTTTGTTAGCGATATTAACATTCTGTTTGGCGTTGATTGCGTCCAGCCGATAGCAAATTGGActcttgaaaaagaatttcCCTTAATACAATACACTTACAGTGAACCTGCTTACTTGACTTACAGATTCGTTGGTTTTCACCCTGTGAACACAGAACCTCAACGGCTGCAAGAAACTAATGAAGGCAAGTTCAAAATTGTTCAGTTAGCGGATCTCCACTTGGGGGTGGGAGAGTCTGAATGTATAGATGAATATCCAAAACATGAAGCCTGCAAGGCTGATCCAAAGACAGAAACTTTCGTTCAACAAGTTCttgacattgaaaaacCACAGTTGGTTGTTTTTACTGGTGACCAAATCATGGGTGACAGATCCATTCAAGACTCCGAAACAGTATTATTAAAGGCGGTAGCACCCGTTATTGCAAGAGGAATTCCATGGGCAATGGTATGGGGAAATCACGATGACGAAGGAAGCTTAACACGCTGGCAGTTGTCTGAAATGGCTTCAGCGCTACCATATTCCCTTTTCAAGTTCAGCCCACATGATACACGCGATAACACATTCGGTGTTGGTAATTACGTTTatcagattttttcaaacaatgGTACTGAAGTCCCAGTAAGTACACTCTATTTTCTGGACTCTCACAAATACTCTACGGTTGGGAAAATTTATCCTGGGTACGACTGGATTAAAGAATCGCAGTGGAAGTACATTGAAAGTTATCACGATATAAACTTGAAGTTTAAAACTGGACTTTCAATGGCATTTTTTCACATTCCGCTACCAgaatatttgaatattgAATCGAAGAAACATCCTGGAGAGGGAAATCCTCTCATTGGAACTTACAAAGAAGGTGCTACTGCACCCAAATATAATTCTGAGGGGATAACCACTTTGGACAGACTGGGTGTGGATGTCGTCAGTTGCGGACACGACCATTGTAATGATTACTGCCTTCGAGATGACTCTACCTCAAACCAAATTTGGTTATGCTATGGCGGCGGAGGTGGAGAAGGTGGTTATGCTGGCTATGGAGGTACAGAAAGACGAATCCGTATTTATGAAATTAATGTAAGTGATAATGATATACACACATGGAAAAGGTTAAATGGCAGTCCAAAAGAGATTTTTGATTATCAGTCTATGTTAGACAGTAATTCTCTAGAATCTGTTTAA
- the RSC2 gene encoding Rsc2p (Component of the RSC chromatin remodeling complex~similar to YLR357W), giving the protein MMPDDNANSSTQSSSALYKDLRKEYESLFILKEDSGLEISPIFNVLPPKKDYPDYYAVIKNPVSFNTLKKRIPHYTDAQQFMNDVVQIPWNAKTYNTRDSGIYKYALVLEKYLKGTIYPNLKEKYPQLVYPDLGPLPDEPGYEEFQQKLREKAEEIARANAARADSNSSMNPNEAARRLRKTRAASVKRESEPGTDTNNDEDYEATDMDIDNSKDADFPDLIRKPLININPYTRKPLRDNRSTTPSHSGTPQPLGPRHRQVSRTQVKRGRPPIIDLPYIQRMKNVMKVLKKEVLDNGIGLTDLFERLPDKHRDANYYIMIANPISLQDINKKVKTRRYKTFQEFQNDFSLMLTNFRISHRGDPESIKISNILEKTFTSLARFELSKPDRSFIPEGELRYPLDEVTVNNISYHVGDWALLRNQNDPQKPIVGQIFRLWKTPDGKQWLNACWYYRPEQTVHRVDRLFYKNEVMKTGQYRDHLVSNLVGKCYVIHFTRYQRGNPDMKLEGPLFVCEFRYNESDKIFNKIRTWKACLPEEIRDLDEATIPVNGRKFFKYPSPIRHLLPANATPHDRVPEPTMGSPDAPPLVGAVYMRPKMQRDDLGEYATSDDCPRYIIRPNDSPEEGQVDIETGTITTNTPTANALPKTGYSSSKLASLRYNRSSMSLDNQNAVGQQQIPLSRVASPGAGGPLTVQGLKQHQLQRLQQQQHQYQQQKRSQASRYNIPTIIDDLTSQASRGNLGNIMIDAASSFVLPISITKNVDVLQRTDPHSQTKRSGREEMFPWKKTKGEILWFRGPSVIVNERIINSGDPHLGLPLNRWFSTNKKRKLEYEEVEEAIEDVTEKDKEDDGLEPDVENERESLPGPFVLGLRPSAKFTAHRLSLLRPPSPSS; this is encoded by the coding sequence ATGATGCCTGATGACAATGCAAACTCATCCACTCAAAGCTCAAGCGCGTTATACAAGGACCTGAGGAAAGAATATGAatctcttttcattttaaaGGAAGATTCCGGATTAGAAATTTCACCAATATTCAATGTCCTTCCACCAAAAAAGGATTATCCTGACTACTACGCAGTGATCAAGAACCCAGTATCTTTCAATACCTTAAAGAAACGTATTCCACACTATACAGACGCTCAACAGTTTATGAACGATGTTGTCCAGATTCCATGGAATGCCAAGACCTACAACACAAGAGATTCAGGAATTTACAAATACGCGTTAGTTCTTgagaaatatttaaaaggTACAATCTATCCCAacttaaaagaaaaatatccGCAGTTAGTGTATCCTGATCTGGGTCCACTGCCCGATGAACCAGGTTATGAAGAGTTTCAACAGAAATTAAGAGAAAAGGCTGAAGAAATAGCGAGAGCTAATGCGGCCAGAGCTGATTCAAACTCTTCAATGAATCCTAACGAAGCAGCCAGAAGGTTAAGAAAGACCCGTGCGGCCTCAGTCAAAAGAGAATCTGAACCGGGAACCGATacaaataatgatgaagactATGAAGCCACAGATATGGATATTGATAACTCCAAAGATGCTGATTTCCCCGATTTGATAAGAAAGCCACTAATAAATATTAATCCTTATACTCGGAAACCATTAAGAGACAACAGGTCCACCACTCCATCTCACTCAGGCACCCCTCAGCCATTGGGCCCAAGGCATAGGCAGGTTTCCAGGACTCAGGTAAAGCGCGGGAGACCACCAATCATCGACTTACCGTATATccaaagaatgaaaaatgttATGAAAGTTTTAAAAAAGGAGGTGCTAGATAATGGAATTGGTCTAACAgatctttttgaaagattgCCCGATAAACACAGGGATGCGAATTACTACATCATGATTGCTAATCCAATTAGTCTTCAAGacataaataaaaaggtAAAGACTCGTCGCTATAAAACATTCCAGGAGTTCCAAAATGATTTTAGTCTTATGCTAACCAACTTTAGAATTTCACACAGAGGTGATCCTGAAAGtataaaaatttcaaatatcttAGAAAAGACCTTTACTAGTTTGGCAAGATTCGAATTATCTAAACCTGATAGAAGTTTCATTCCAGAAGGCGAGTTGAGATACCCTCTAGATGAAGTTACtgtaaataatatatcaTACCACGTGGGGGATTGGGCACTTCTTCGAAACCAAAATGACCCTCAAAAACCTATAGTGGGTCAAATATTCAGATTATGGAAGACTCCAGATGGGAAACAATGGTTAAACGCTTGTTGGTATTACAGACCCGAACAAACTGTGCATAGAGTGGATAGACTATTCTACAAAAACGAAGTCATGAAAACAGGACAGTACCGTGATCATTTAGTGTCGAACTTAGTTGGGAAATGCTATGTAATTCATTTTACAAGATATCAACGTGGTAATCCCGACATGAAATTGGAGGGTCCGTTGTTCGTTTGCGAATTCCGTTATAATGAATCagataaaattttcaacaaaattaGAACTTGGAAGGCTTGTTTGCCAGAGGAAATTCGTGATTTAGACGAAGCTACCATTCCAGTAAATGGTagaaaattcttcaaatatcCTTCCCCTATAAGACATCTACTGCCGGCTAATGCAACGCCCCATGATCGTGTTCCTGAGCCAACGATGGGTTCTCCTGACGCACCACCATTGGTTGGTGCCGTTTATATGAGACCTAAGATGCAGCGTGATGATTTGGGGGAATATGCAACTTCTGATGACTGCCCCAGGTATATTATCAGACCTAACGATTCTCCAGAGGAGGGCCAAGTGGATATAGAAACAGGTACCATCACCACAAACACGCCAACAGCAAATGCTCTCCCTAAAACAGGATACTCAAGTAGTAAACTGGCCAGTTTAAGATATAATAGGTCTTCTATGTCGTTAGACAACCAAAATGCTGTCGGCCAACAACAAATACCACTATCAAGAGTTGCTTCCCCTGGCGCGGGAGGCCCGCTTACCGTACAAGGTTTGAAGCAACACCAATTGCAAAGATtacagcagcagcaacacCAATACCAACAACAGAAAAGATCTCAAGCATCACGTTACAATATTCCAACCATTATCGATGATTTAACATCACAAGCATCAAGAGGTAACTTGGGAAATATAATGATCGACGCTGCCTCCTCGTTTGTTTTACCTATTTcgataacaaaaaatgtAGATGTTTTACAGCGTACCGATCCGCATAGCCAAACCAAGAGATCTGGAAGAGAAGAGATGTTTCcatggaaaaaaacaaagggTGAAATATTATGGTTCAGAGGACCTAGTGTAATAGTAAACGAACGAATAATAAATTCAGGAGACCCACACTTAGGTCTGCCACTGAATAGATGGTTCAGCaccaacaagaaaagaaaactagAATACgaagaagtagaagaagCCATAGAAGATGTGACCGAAAAGgacaaagaagatgatggCTTAGAGCCCGACGTAGAAAATGAGAGAGAATCTTTGCCAGGCCCATTTGTCCTTGGATTAAGACCCTCGGCTAAGTTCACGGCGCACAGACTCTCATTGTTGCGGCCTCCTTCGCCATCTTCATGA
- the ILV5 gene encoding ketol-acid reductoisomerase (Acetohydroxyacid reductoisomerase and mtDNA binding protein~similar to YLR355C): MLRTQAARLICNSRVITAKRTFALATRAAAYSRPAARFVKPMITTRGLKQINFGGTVETVYERADWPREKLLDYFKNDTFALIGYGSQGYGQGLNLRDNGLNVIIGVRKDGASWKAAIEDGWVPGQNLFTVEDAIKRGSYVMNLLSDAAQSETWSTIKPLLTKGKTLYFSHGFSPVFKDLTHVEPPKDLDVILVAPKGSGRTVRSLFKEGRGINSSYAVWNDVTGKAHEKAQALAVAIGSGYVYQTTFEREVNSDLYGERGCLMGGIHGMFLAQYDVLRENGHSPSEAFNETVEEATQSLYPLIGKYGMDYMYDACSTTARRGALDWYPIFKNALKPVFQDLYESTKNGTETKRSLEFNSQPDYREKLEKELDTIRNMEIWKVGKEVRKLRPENQ; this comes from the coding sequence ATGTTGAGAACTCAAGCCGCCAGATTGATCTGCAACTCCCGTGTCATCACTGCTAAGAGAACCTTTGCTTTGGCCACCCGTGCTGCTGCTTACAGCAGACCAGCTGCCCGTTTCGTTAAGCCAATGATCACTACTCGTGGTTTGAAACAAATCAACTTCGGTGGTACCGTTGAAACTGTTTACGAAAGAGCTGACTGGCCAAGAGAAAAGTTGTTGGACTACTTCAAGAACGACACTTTTGCTTTGATTGGTTACGGTTCCCAAGGTTACGGTCAAGGTTTGAACTTGAGAGACAACGGTTTGAACGTCATCATTGGTGTCCGTAAAGATGGTGCTTCTTGGAAGGCTGCCATCGAAGACGGTTGGGTTCCAGGTCAAAACTTGTTCACCGTTGAAGATGCTATCAAGAGAGGTAGTTACGTTATGAACTTGTTGTCCGATGCCGCTCAATCCGAAACCTGGTCTACTATCAAGCCATTGTTGACCAAGGGTAAGACTTTGTACTTCTCCCACGGTTTCTCCCCAGTCTTCAAGGACTTGACCCACGTTGAACCACCAAAGGACTTAGATGTCATCTTGGTTGCTCCAAAGGGTTCCGGTAGAACTGTCAGATCTTTGTTCAAGGAAGGTCGTGGTATTAACTCTTCTTACGCCGTCTGGAACGATGTTACCGGTAAGGCTCACGAAAAGGCCCAAGCTTTGGCCGTTGCCATTGGTTCCGGTTACGTTTACCAAACCACTTTCGAAAGAGAAGTCAACTCTGACTTGTACGGTGAAAGAGGTTGTTTAATGGGTGGTATTCACGGTATGTTCTTGGCTCAATACGATGTCTTGAGAGAAAACGGTCACTCCCCATCCGAAGCCTTCAACGAAACCGTCGAAGAAGCTACCCAATCCCTATACCCATTGATCGGTAAGTACGGTATGGACTACATGTACGATGCTTGTTCCACCACCGCCAGAAGAGGTGCTTTGGACTGGTACCCAATCTTCAAGAACGCTTTGAAGCCTGTCTTCCAAGACTTGTACGAATCTACCAAGAACGGTACCGAAACCAAGAGATCTTTGGAATTCAACTCTCAACCTGACTACAGAGAAAAGCTAGAAAAGGAATTAGACACCATCAGAAACATGGAGATCTGGAAGGTTGGCAAGGAAGTCAGAAAGTTGAGACCAGAAAACCaataa
- a CDS encoding uncharacterized protein (Phosphoesterase~similar to YLR361C) — MAGNNSNNSSKQRTQNIEEVEQKLGENPKIALKGGGKTKLMDFEQLRKPHCVRPSARLPVENTAGGLLRTGGHRPQLSDEEVSRRHHEQPHGQEDH, encoded by the coding sequence ATGGCAggtaataatagtaataatagCAGTAAACAACGTACTCAAAATATAGAAGAAGTAGAACAAAAGTTGGGCGAGAATCCAAAGATTGCTTTAAAGGGGGGAGGGAAAACCAAACTAATGGACTTTGAGCAGTTACGCAAGCCCCATTGCGTAAGGCCCAGCGCAAGATTACCAGTTGAAAATACAGCTGGTGGGTTATTGAGAACGGGCGGCCACAGGCCTCAGCTAAGTGATGAAGAAGTCTCTAGAAGACACCATGAGCAGCCTCATGGACAAGAGGATCACTAA
- the VPS38 gene encoding Vps38p (member of a Vps34p phosphatidylinositol 3-kinase complex~similar to YLR360W) — protein MKRFLLSRRQRHLREICFHNISLFKANGDSRLIKEHGDGFVPCFFVLESIKGELLYVSEVQSGSLRELCFQELPKLTGASTMIILKLVGLVPNEILCTVSLDKNGIIDDKWCVLCTYTIDLNKLHPVNEDTVLITGTNAPVLHLVDGPYTLPTENTKPLKGPVGSHKRNISQVKIKYSLTYSSLLKLSKLLEYSSQVHEEINEISSKIEEGFLLHKNQNHWYMRTVQKSIETLEKEVLQRKKNKKNIEMARLENNDTINHSKTEISLMSQDESINDDYGSIYSRFVQIKDRLDQLRFKKLYQLIGIFHSTDLFNSDRGYIYFEKPSSINDVISRLKLKPLNMGILLRQAGESTRHMEYPL, from the exons atgaaaCGGTTTCTGCTAAGTCGAAGACAAAGACACCTTCGTGAGATTTGCTTTCATAATATAAGTCTCTTTAAGGCCAATGGTGACTCCAGGTTGATCAAAGAGCACGGTGATGGATTTGTACCATGCTTCTTTGTCTTAGAATCTATAAAAGGGGAATTGCTTTATGTGAGTGAGGTGCAATCGGGTTCTTTACGTGAACTTTGTTTCCAGGAATTACCGAAACTTACTGGTGCATCTACTATGATTATACTAAAATTGGTAGGACTCGTTCCCAATGAGATTTTGTGCACCGTAAGTTTGGATAAAAATGGTATAATTGACGACAAATGGTGCGTTTTATGTACCTACACGATAGATCTTAACAAGCTACACCCCGTAAACGAAGACACAGTTCTAATCACAGGTACCAATGCACCAGTACTTCACTTGGTAGATGGGCCTTACACGTTACCTACAGAAAATACTAAACCACTAAAAGGCCCTGTCGGTTCGCATAAAAGGAATATAAGTCAAGTCAAGATCAAATATTCGTTGACATATAGTTCTTTACTGAAATTAAGCAAACTATTAGAGTACTCTTCCCAAGTACATGAAgaaatcaatgaaatttcCAGCAAAATAGAAGAGGGCTTTTTGTTAcataaaaatcaaaatcacTGGTATATGAGAACTGTACAAAAGTCCATAGAGACACTAGAAAAGGAGGTCCTacagaggaaaaaaaacaagaaaaatatagaaatggCACGACTCGAGAATAATGACACTATCAACCATTCTAAAACAGAGATTTCCCTGATGTCACAGGATGAATCCATAAATGATGACTATGGAAGCATATATTCTAGATTCGTGCAAATCAAGGATAGACTGGATCAACTGAGATTTAAGAAACTGTATCAGCTGATAGGGATCTTCCATTCAACGGATTTATTTAATTCAGATAGAGGTTATATTTATTTCGAAAAGCCTTCTAGCATAAATGATGTTATTAGTAGACTCAAACTGAAACCCTTGAATATGGGAATATTACTTAGACAAGCCGGTGAATCAACAAGGCACATGGAATAT CCACTCTAA